The Pongo abelii isolate AG06213 chromosome 21, NHGRI_mPonAbe1-v2.0_pri, whole genome shotgun sequence genome has a window encoding:
- the GTSF1L gene encoding gametocyte-specific factor 1-like — protein sequence MEPEAFEICPYDPHHRIPLSRFQYHLASCRRKNPKKAKKMATCKYNACHVVPIKKLEEHEAVCVNRSAVEEEDTENPLKVSLPSSEQNDDTQQVSPCLPSPDIWNVDGANCQHVFVLKTFFPQKLVCENDTKESARKTSPQKILRPGQ from the coding sequence ATGGAGCCAGAAGCCTTTGAAATTTGCCCTTACGATCCTCACCACCGAATCCCACTCAGCAGATTCCAGTACCACCTGGCATCATGCAGGAGAAAGAACCCCAAGAAAGCCAAAAAGATGGCCACCTGCAAATACAACGCCTGCCACGTGGTCCCCATCAAAAAGCTGGAGGAACATGAGGCTGTTTGTGTCAACAGGAGCGCTGTGGAGGAAGAGGACACCGAGAACCCTCTGAAAGTCAGTCTTCCTAGTTCAGAGCAGAACGATGACACCCAGCAGGTCTCACCTTGCCTTCCCAGCCCCGATATCTGGAATGTCGATGGCGCTAATTGCCAGCATGTGTTTGTCCTTAagactttttttcctcaaaagcTTGTTTGTGAAAATGACACAAAAGAGTCAGCAAGAAAGACCAGTCCCCAGAAGATCCTCAGACCAGGACAGTAA